One genomic segment of Burkholderia multivorans ATCC BAA-247 includes these proteins:
- a CDS encoding MBL fold metallo-hydrolase yields MAKAFASQADLEEKKITWTQLSENAYAYTAEGDPNSGVIIGDDSVLIVDTTATPAMAQDLIAKIRSVTDKPIKHVVLSHYHAVRVLGASAYFAEGAQHVIASRGTYEMIVERGEADMKSEIERFPRLFAGVETVPGLTWPTLVFEREITLFLGKLEVKIMHVGSGHTKGDTIVWLPSQKVLFSGDLVEYDAACYCGDAQLEQWPATLEALRALGAEKLVPGRGPALLNPAEVNRGLDYTKDFVTTLLAQGRKAVERKLDLKAAMALTREAMDPKFGHVFIYEHCLPFDVSRAFDEASGITHPRIWTAERDKEMWAALQD; encoded by the coding sequence ATGGCCAAAGCATTCGCCTCCCAAGCCGATCTCGAAGAGAAGAAGATCACCTGGACGCAGCTGTCCGAGAACGCGTACGCGTACACCGCCGAAGGCGACCCGAACTCGGGCGTGATCATCGGCGACGACAGCGTGCTGATCGTCGATACGACCGCGACGCCCGCGATGGCGCAGGATCTGATCGCGAAGATCCGCAGCGTCACCGACAAGCCGATCAAGCACGTCGTGCTGTCGCACTATCACGCGGTGCGCGTGCTCGGCGCGTCGGCGTACTTCGCGGAAGGCGCGCAGCACGTGATCGCGAGCCGCGGCACGTACGAGATGATCGTCGAGCGCGGCGAGGCCGACATGAAGTCGGAGATCGAGCGCTTTCCGCGCCTGTTCGCGGGCGTCGAAACGGTGCCGGGGCTGACCTGGCCGACGCTCGTGTTCGAGCGCGAGATCACGCTGTTCCTCGGCAAGCTCGAGGTGAAGATCATGCACGTCGGCTCGGGCCATACGAAGGGCGACACGATCGTCTGGCTGCCGTCGCAGAAGGTGCTGTTCTCGGGCGACCTCGTCGAATACGACGCCGCGTGCTACTGCGGCGACGCGCAGCTCGAGCAGTGGCCGGCCACGCTCGAGGCGCTGCGCGCGCTCGGCGCCGAGAAGCTCGTGCCGGGCCGCGGCCCCGCGCTGCTGAATCCGGCCGAAGTGAACCGCGGCCTCGACTACACGAAGGACTTCGTGACCACGCTGCTCGCGCAGGGCCGCAAGGCGGTCGAGCGCAAGCTCGATCTGAAGGCCGCGATGGCGCTCACGCGCGAAGCGATGGATCCGAAGTTCGGCCACGTGTTCATCTACGAGCACTGCCTGCCGTTCGACGTGTCGCGCGCCTTCGACGAAGCGAGCGGCATCACGCATCCGCGCATCTGGACCGCGGAGCGCGACAAGGAAATGTGGGCCGCGCTGCAGGACTGA